A genomic segment from Oncorhynchus keta strain PuntledgeMale-10-30-2019 chromosome 9, Oket_V2, whole genome shotgun sequence encodes:
- the LOC118387828 gene encoding zinc finger SWIM domain-containing protein 6 isoform X2 — protein sequence MNRDQLQKFVQYLITVHHTEVLPTAQKLADEILSTNSEINQVHGAPDPTAGASVDDENCWHLDEEQVQEQVKLFLSQGGYHGSGKQLNLLFSKVREMLKMRDSNGARMLTLITEQFMGDPRLALWRQQGTTMTDKYRQLWDELGALWMCIVLNPHCKSEQKCVWLRQLRRWNGVDVCPWEDGNHGNELPNLTHALPHGNPDSSSRPHRTVFTRAIEACDLHWQDTHLQRIITHDLYTHSHAHCHHDNHGSAGALFDARGWPLWHEHIPTACARVDALRSHGYPREALLLAIAIVNTLIRQQQKHLELFRSHKKELLHKGMTSVTNMEGWVGHPLDPIGTLFSTLLDTGRGDEEGRNAFLDFSGSVSSAKRSETHHFPAQRLLDDGQSFVALAVETALIGLGQQRVMPDGLYAQEKVCRNEEQLLAKLQEVELDDALVKIFRKQAIFLLEAGPYSGLGELLYRESVPMHTFAKYLFTSLLPHDTELAYKIALRAMRLPVLESMAPSGDLSRPHHIVSMVPNRYPRWFTLSHIESQQCELASTMLTAAKGDGRKLETVLESIQKNIHSSSHIFKLAQDAFKIATLMDSLPDITLLKVSLELGLQVMRMTLSTLNWRRREMVRWLVTCATEVGVYALDSIMQSWFTLFTPTEATSIVATTVMSNTTIVRLHLDCHQQENLASSARTLALQCTMKDPQNCALSALTLCEKDHIAFETAYQIVLDAAVTGMSYTQLFTIARYMEHRGYPMRAYKLATLAMAHLNLSYNQDTHPAINDVLWACALSHSLGKNELTAVIPLVVKSVKCATVLSDILRRCTLTTPGMVALHSRRNSGKLMSLDKAPLRQLLDATIGAYINTTHSRLTHISPRHYSEFIEFLSKARETFLMAQDGHIQFTQFIDNLKQIYKGKKKLMMLVRERFG from the exons ATGAATAGAGACCAGCTGCAGAAGTTTGTCCAGTACCTGATAACAGTACACCACACCGAGGTGTTGCCCACTGCTCAGAAACTAGCTGATGAGATTCTGTCTACCAACTCTGAGATCAACCAGGTCCACG gggCCCCGGACCCCACGGCAGGGGCCAGTGTAGATGATGAGAACTGTTGGCACCTGGATGAGGAGCAGGTTCAGGAGCAGGTGAAACTCTTCCTCTCACAGGGAGGTTACCACGGCTCTGGGAAACAACTCAACCTTCTCTTCAGCAAG gTGAGAGAGATGTTGAAGATGCGTGACTCCAACGGTGCCAGAATGTTAACGCTGATCACAGAACAGTTTATGGGCGACCCTCGCCTGGCTCTGTGGAGACAACAGGGAACCACCATGACTGACAAATACAGACAGCTGTGGGATGAGCTAG gtgcccTGTGGATGTGTATTGTGCTCAACCCCCACTGTAAGTCGGAGCAGAAGTGTGTGTGGCTGAGACAGCTGAGACGGTGGAACGGTGTTGACGTGTGTCCCTGGGAGGACGGAAACCACGGAAACGAACTGCCGAACCTCACACACGCACTGCCGCACGGCAACCCAG actcGTCGTCTCGTCCTCACAGGACAGTGTTTACGAGGGCCATCGAGGCCTGCGACCTGCACTGGCAGGACACGCACCTGCAGCGCATCATCACACATGACCTTTACACGCACTCACACGCACACTGTCACCACGACAACCATGGCAGTGCAGGGGCACTGTTCGACGCCCGTGGCTGGCCCCTCTGgcatg AGCACATCCCTACAGCGTGTGCGAGGGTGGATGCGCTGCGGTCACATGGTTATCCCAGGGAGGCCTTGCTGTTGGCCATCGCTATCGTCAACACTCTCATACGGCAGCAACAGAAACATCTTGAGCTCTTCCGCAGCCACAAAAAAG AGCTGCTCCATAAAGGCATGACATCTGTCACCAACATGGAGGGCTGGGTGGGACACCCCCTGGACCCTATAGGCACTCTGTTCAGCACCTTACTGGACACGGGACGGGGAGACGAGGAGGGGCGCAACGCCTTCCTAGACTTCTCAG GCTCTGTGAGTTCAGCCAAAAGGTCGGAGACCCACCACTTCCCAGCACAACGCTTACTGGACGATGGCCAATCGTTCGTAGCACTAGCCGTAGAGACTGCTCTGATCGGCTTAGGGCAACAGAGGGTGATGCCCGACGGCCTATATGCCCAGGAGAAGGTGTGTCGCAACGAAGAGCAGCTATTGGCCAAGCTCCAGGAAGTGGAACTGGACGACGCACTGGTCAAGATCTTCCGCAAGCAAGCAATCTTCCTGCTAGAAG CTGGTCCATACAGTGGTCTAGGAGAGTTGCTCTACAGAGAGAGTGTTCCCATGCATACCTTTGCCAAGTATCTCTTCACCTCCCTACTACCTCACGACACAGAACTGGCGTACAAAATTGCACTGAGAGCCATGAG GTTACCGGTCCTGGAATCCATGGCTCCATCAGGTGATTTGTCCAGACCTCACCATATAGTGTCAATGGTCCCAAATCGCTACCCTCGCTGGTTCACTCTGTCTCACATAGAGTCACAACAATGTGAACTGGCCTCCACCATGCTCACCGCAGCtaaag GCGACGGGCGTAAGTTAGAAACGGTGTTAGAGTCCATCCAGAAGAACATCCACTCCTCGTCTCACATCTTCAAACTGGCTCAGGACGCCTTCAAGATCGCTACTCTGATGGACAGTCTACCGGACATCACACTGCTCAAGGTCTCACTGGAGCTGGGTCTTCAG GTGATGAGAATGACTCTGTCCACgttgaactggaggaggagagagatggtacGGTGGCTTGTCACCTGTGCCACAGAAGTTG GTGTGTATGCGTTGGATAGCATCATGCAGAGTTGGTTCACCCTGTTCACCCCGACCGAGGCCACAAGCATCGTTGCCACCACCGTCATGTCCAACACCACCATCGTCCGCCTGCACCTGGACTGTCACCAGCAGGAGAACCTGGCCTCCTCCGCCCGGACCCTGGCCCTGCAGTGTACCATGAAGGACCCCCAGAACTGTGCCCTCTCTGCCCTCACGCTCTGCGAGAAGGACCACATCGCCTTCGAGACAGCCTACCAGATCGTCCTGGACGCGGCCGTCACGGGGATGAGCTACACACAGCTCTTTACAATAGCCAGGTACATGGAGCACAGAGGATATCCCATGAGGGCTTACAAGCTGGCCACGCTAGCCATGGCCCACCTTAACCTCAGCTACAACCAGGACACCCACCCGGCTATCAACGACGTGCTGTGGGCCTGCGCTCTGAGCCACTCTCTGGGGAAGAACGAGCTGACTGCCGTCATCCCCCTGGTGGTGAAGAGCGTGAAGTGCGCCACTGTACTGTCAGACATTTTGAGACGGTGCACGTTGACCACGCCGGGCATGGTGGCGCTGCACAGCCGCAGGAACTCTGGGAAGCTGATGTCGCTGGACAAGGCGCCGCTCAGGCAGCTGCTGGACGCCACTATCGGGGCCTACATCAACACCACGCACTCTCGCCTCACGCACATCAGCCCGCGCCACTACAGCGAGTTCATCGAGTTCCTCAGTAAGGCCAGAGAGACGTTCCTCATGGCCCAGGACGGACACATCCAGTTTACCCAGTTCATAGACAACCTTAAACAGATCTACAAGGGCAAGAAGAAACTCATGATGCTCGTACGGGAGAGGTTCGGTTGA
- the LOC127931855 gene encoding teneurin-2-like, with the protein MKRKWLFSHKLSVVVPLGLALRHCVGQVCVSLCLCFPTWVDPEALCWSGVCVCLCVCVFPLGLALRHCVGQVCVSLCLCFPTWVGPEALCWSGVCVCVFPLGLALRHCVGQVCVSLCLCFPTWVGPEALCWSGVCVSLCLCFPTWVGPEALCWSGVCVCLCVCVFPLGLALRHCVGQVCVCLCVCVFPLGLALRHCVGQVCVSLCLCFPTWVGPEALCWSGVCVCVFPLGLALRHCVGQVCVSLCLCFPTWVGPEALCWSGVCVSVFPLGLALRHCVGQVCVCVCVCVFSLGLALRHCVGQVCVSVFSHLGWP; encoded by the exons ATGAAAAGAAAGTGGCTTTTCTCGCACAAACTTAGTGTGGTGGTCCCACTTGGGTTGGCCCTGAGGCACTGtgttggtcaggtgtgtgtgtctctgtgtctgtgttttcccaCTTGGGTTGACCCTGAGGCTCTGtgttggtcaggtgt gtgtgtgtgtctctgtgtctgtgttttcccacttgggttggccctgaggcactgtgttggtcag gtgtgtgtgtctctgtgtctgtgttttcccacttgggttggccctgaggcactgtgttggtcaggtgtgtgtgtctgtgttttcccacttgggttggccctgaggcactgtgttggtcag gtgtgtgtgtctctgtgtctgtgttttcccacttgggttggccctgaggcactgtgttggtcaggt gtgtgtgtgtctctgtgtctgtgttttcccaCTTGGGTTGGCCCTGAGGCTCTGtgttggtcaggtgt gtgtgtgtgtctctgtgtctgtgttttcccacttgggttggccctgaggcactgtgttggtcaggtgtgtgtgtgtctctgtgtctgtgttttcccacttgggttggccctgaggcactgtgttggtcag gtgtgtgtgtctctgtgtctgtgttttcccacttgggttggccctgaggcactgtgttggtcaggtgtgtgtgtctgtgttttcccacttgggttggccctgaggcactgtgttggtcag gtgtgtgtgtctctgtgtctgtgttttcccacttgggttggccctgaggcactgtgttggtcaggtgtgtgtgtctctgttttcCCACTTGGGTTGGCCCTGAGGCACTGtgttggtcaggtgtgtgtgtgtgtgtgtgtgtgtgttttctcacttgggttggccctgaggcactgtgttggtcaggtgtgtgtgtctgtgttttcccacttgggttggccctga